The DNA sequence TGTTCATTAAACTAAACATGAAGAGagaggtattattattattattattagggagTTACATAGAATTTAACATTGAAGAACAGCATGAAGATTTGGCTTAGCATGCTAAAAACATGATTTGCATAAGATAAAGATAGACCCAGAAGAACCACAGGTaaaaattctcatttttttttttttttcttaaaccaTATTTTTTTGTACGTGACCCACTCTGTGATGTGATCTTAATAAGATGTCCTGATTGGGCTGCTGTGTAGGAGGTGGTGAGGCAAATGGCGGACGCCCTCAACATGGTGGAACAGGTAGAGTACACACTGATCTCCGAGGAGCTGCCTGAATGGAAACGGCGCCACCAGATCGCCTGCATCGGGGGATCACCAAATGCCTGCCTGGACCAGCTGCAGACTTGGTGAGTGACCAGGAGGTGGCGGCATTTCACACATTCACCATTTTCTGAATCTAGAAtcctttacattttaaagaccTTGTGCCAACAAAAGGGCCCCCAAAAGACCAGCACTTCCTGTAGTGGGGTGTGTAAGAACATTCTCGCTTTCAGGATAAAATGTGCCATTTATGTGCTCAGCTAAATATAATACTTAATAtcataatatttgttttcaaatcaaaatataactattcaaaaatgattttattgcaCAATTGAGTGagaatttttttccttcacctCAGTTAACATATTAGGATATATGTCTGTGCAGCTGAAGTGACCTTCAGTGTGTTGAGGGGCATTTCCATAGGGCTGAAGCATTCCTCCTGTCCCGCAGGTTCACCTCTGTGGCTGAGAGCCTGCAGCAGGTTCGACAGCAGCTGAAGAAGCTGCTGGAACTGGAGCAGAAGTACACATACGAGAACGACCCCGTCACACAGAAGAAGAGTTTCCTGCAGGACCGCACGCTTTCGCTGTTCCGCAGCCTCATCCTCAAGTGAGCAGGCGGAGTACCACACCAGGGCACCCCTTTCTCCCTTATTTCGCTTTTTGTGCCAGTGAAGCAGTTGgtaatatggtaaatggactgcatttatatagcgcttttatccaaagcgctttacaattgatgcctctcattcgccagagcagttaggggttaggggttaggtgtcttgctcaaggacacttcgacatgcccagggcggggtttgaaccggcaaccctccgattgccagacaatcggtcttacctcctgagctatgtcgccccagttaaaatataataataataataatcgctttatttgtatagcacttttcaataCAGGtaacaaagtgcttcacaatagtaaatacaaaacacagaaacaaataaaaatgataaaataacataaataaataaataaataaaataaaaaataaataaaaaatcacccAATAAAttctttattataaaaatatgtcttgtgaaataaaatggggACCTGACTCTGCAAGCCTGATATTTTCTGGCAGAGTGTTCCAAAGTCTAGGGGCTCTGGCAGAAAAGGCCCTGTCACCTTTGGTTTTCAGCCTTGACTTTGGAATGGCTAGCAACGCCTTACCCGAGGATCTCAGTCTGCGTCCTGGCTCATAGGGGCATGAAAGATCAGAAATATAGGGAGGGGCCATCCCATGCCTGGccttaaaagtaattaaaagaattttaaaatcaatcctAATATAAACTGGCAGCCAATGCAAGGATGCTAAGACAGGGGTGATATGATCACATTTTTTGGATTGAGTTAAGAGCTGTGCTGCAGCATTTTGAACTAACTGTAGGAGGTGGATTGATTTCTGACTGGTATACAGGGAGTTACAATAGTCGAGGcgggagaaaataaaagcatggaTGAGTTTCTCCAGAACTGGGGCAGAGATGAAGGACCTAACCTTGGCTATATTtctcaaatgataaaaatatgaCTGAACTACTTTTTTTACATGGGGTTTGAAACACAAGTCCTGATCAAAAATTACACCAAGATGTCTGGCTGCGGACTTAACATAGATTGCTAGTTCTCCTAGGTTTGCCAAGATTTGATTTCTGTTTGTGGGGGAACCAAGTACAATGACGTCAGTTTTTGTATGGTTTAGTTGGAGAATGTTGTCTGACAAGTTATGATCAACTGTGTCGAAGGTCCAACAGAACTAAGATGGCGCATTCACCAGCGTCTTCAGCCAACAGCAGGTCATTAAAGACTTTGAGCAGCGCAGTCTCAGTACTGTGGAGGGATCGAAAGCCAGATTggaatatttcaaatatgttgtTGTCACTACTAGATGTGAGCTGGCACTTGAACGTCTGCTCCAGAATGTGATGCCACCATTGGAGATGCAGTAAGGCTTATCCTTAACCGTTTTCCAGTAATGTGCAGCCTAACCCAAAATGAAGGAgagtctctctctgctcctttttcattctttcaaactaaacTGAACATCTTTCTAGCCCAAATGTTTTGGGCatctgtgaaagaaaaaaataaataaaaagagaagGAACTTTACATTCTGTACATCTAAGAAGTCAATGATACAGTTTAGGCCCTTGAAATCCATTGTCATCGGCGTGTTTGATTGTGACTAGCttattgtttctgtttcagCTCCTTCGTGGTGGAGAGGCAGCCCTGCATGCCTACACACCCACATAGACCCCTAGTGTTGAAGACCGGTGTGCAATTCACAGTCAAACTCAGGTCGGTCCTCCTCCATGATTCCGTCCCTTTGGGATGTATCATCCTTTGCATGTTTTGCCccctaaaatgttttatgatatGTAATGCATATGTAATGCACTCTCATGAGCATTTGATCATTCTGCCTTTTATATTTCCCTTCTAGGCTGCTGGTGAAGCTCCAGGAGTTTAATTATCAACTGAAAGTAAAAGTCGTATTTGACAAGTAAGTTATTTGAGCAATCGTTTCGTTTGGGCCCTGAACTAGGACTGCATCCATCACTGCTATGCATGATAATGTGGACTGCTAGCTATATTCTCTAACATGCCTTTTTCTTAGGGATGTCACAGAGAGGAACACACTGAAGGGGTATGTAGCATTTTTGAGAAGTTAACTTTCATTACTTAAAATAGTACTCGTGCGTATGTTCGTTATAAAGGCAGTGTTCTCCATTCTAGGTTTCGTAAGTTCAACATTTTGGGCACCAATACCAAAGTCATGAACATGGAGGAGTCCAATGGAAGCTTGGCTGCAGAATTCCGTCATCTGGTATGAGGAAGAGCTCACTGTTCTGTcaaaaacgggggggggggggggggggggggggggggggaatcagacCACAATCAAGTTTTGAAGAcatgaaaattgaaaattttgCTTAACATTCATATATAATTTGGCCCAATTTTAGAGTGTGCATTTGAAAAGTCTTGTTTACAGtggcatttgtttatttctttacgATCTTGGGATGGACTAAGCAAAAGTCAGATGGCTTTTTTACATTGACATTCCAAAAGATGTtcttttcttatgttttttaaatcttttttttttttttaattaagcataCAATTTACAAGCTTGTTCCCAGTTGTATGGTAACTTTGGTAACTTTCAGTATACTGGTGTCTGCAGCCCATTAACTCACAGAATGGTTAATCATATTTAGTTATATTAGATGAGATAGAGTAACTTAAGTGGAATTTTATAATAGTGTAAGTATGGTCACTGCCTGTATGAAAAGTTCCTGTTTTGTTCtctcatttatttgaaattttcaTACCATCTTCTCTCAATGCAGCAACTGAAAGAGCAGAAAGCTGCTGGTAACAGAACAAACGAGGTGAGGAATTAACATTAcctttgtggtttattttttattttgtatatataatatattattttttatatataatataatataatgaatataaaatatttctttaaatgaaaaaatgaattggcaGATTTTAAAGTTTTAGGCAGTGTTCCATCACTTCAAGGATTCTGAGTAATGGAGTTTCTCTAAATCCTTGGACACTTGTTTCAGGGACCATTAATTGTGACTGAGGAACTGCACTCCATCAGCTTTGAGACACAGCTTTGTCAGCCAGATCTTGTCATTGACCTGGAGGTAAGGGTAACTTCCAGTATGAACGCTGGTGATAATGAGCTGGCCTTGTGACCCACCAACCTGGTTTAATCTCACCTGTCCTTGCAGGTCAgctcgctccccctggtggtcatCTCCAATGTCAGCCAGCTGCCCAGCGGATGGGCCTCAGTCATGTGGTACAACATGCTGTGCAGTGAGCCTAAGGTACGAACAGTTGATTATAGCATCTACACTAGCACACATCCATGttaacacacagaaacatacatacataaaatctGATTCATCTGAACCAATTCTAGGGGCCTGAGGAGCTGGTTGTTCTTGAGGGCTTTCTGTTGGTAGCAGTGTGGGTCAGCCTGATTAAAATTTACCCAGAAtttcaatgttctttttttaattgtcagCTGGAGATTGAAGTGGCCTAATTCTCCATGCATGCATTATTTGGGGAATTTCAACGGAcatagtaatataataatataatataatataatgtaatgtaatataatataatataatataatataatataatataatataatataatataatataatataatataatataatatttttgcaAAACTATAATTTTtcgatttcattttcatctcatagtttttgttttgtaatggaGGGCCCCATATTTCACCCCATAGAGGATGGGCTAGATAATGCAGCCgaatattttaatgttgaaaCTCCCTGAAGCATTGATCACCAGACCCAAGTAAGGGAAGCTGGTGGTGTGCTCCAGGGTGTTAGCTCCTAGGGTGTAGTGGTACCTGTTTCTCTGCAATGTGGCTTTTTTATGGAAGATTAtaactctggtctctctctctctcttcgtgGGACAGAACCTGTCCTTTTTCCTGAACCCTCCACCAGCCCGCTGGAGCCAGCTCTCAGAGGTCCTGAGCTGGCAGTTCTCCTCTGTTACCAAGCGTGGGCTGAACGCTGAGCAGCTAAGCATGCTGGGGGACAAGCTTCTGGGTGAGTCTGGGAGATGATCCACAGCGTGGTTGGTGCAGTCTTAAGGCCAGTACAAGGCTAACTCACAGACATTAAGATAGAATTTAAGCTACATAATTTAATGTCAGGAAAATACCTTCATGCAATGTTAGTTTAGGCGGacattacttgttttttttatttaaactttgttAGAAATGAAGAAGGGACCACCATTAATAAAGTTCCAGTTtggcaaaattacattttacactttGGGTGCTTTCcaacattttctcatttctagATTGCCATAGCCACAGAAACGCATTGTATTGCACCTTGTGTTCTCATAAGTTAAATAATCATGATGGTGCAACTTCAGTTGAATACATACTGTCCTGTAATGGCAGATATAGTGACACCATGCAATCCGTTGCTGCTGTTTTAGTTATTAGTCTTTTGGAAAATGTGGCTCGCAAACCCACATGAATCACATTCAAATGTGAGAGGCTGCAGGGATTTTTCCTGTCTACACTGGTTTTAAACAGTCTGGTTCTGACCCACAGGTCGGGAGGCAGCCGGAAACCCTGATGGTCTCATCCCCTGGACCAAGTTCTGCAAGGTGTGTGGCTATCCAGCCTACATGGAGAACCGTGCTTTAAAAAGAAGTTTAATAGAGAGGACACAACTGGAGTAAAACATactgttgctttcagtttgtTTCCCGATTGTATTTTAGCATAAAACGAGGCATTAAAAGAAGCACTTCTCTAAATAATGAAGGCTTTAAGGGACTGTGGTCTGccgtgctgtgaaaaagtattttccctcttcctgattttctgttattgcatatttgtcacactgaatggtttcagatctttagacaaaatgtaatattagacaaagggaaagtgagtcaacacaaaacacattatacacttattatttcatttatttaatgaaagaagTTAGCAAACACCCATATCGTCCATGTGATATTTGATGTGAAgtgacagtttgttttttggatCCTTAGAATTCCAATGAGAAGAATCTGGCCTTCTGGCTCTGGATTGAAGGAATCCTAGATCTCATCAAGAGGCACCTACTGTCACTATGGAATGATGGGTGAGGTGACCAATAGTGGACAGACAGCGAGGCCAAGGCACCACAACTACTTCCTGCTGAACCACGGCCAGATTTagtcaaaaacacacaaaaatgaggCAAAATAATATCTTAACTTCTTGGGCCTCTCCccttctttgtttgttttttttttctctacctGCCGtctcctcctttcttcctccctcttttctctGCGCTTcaggtgcatcatgggatttGTGAGCAAGGAAAAGGAGAGGGCCCTCCTAAACGGCAGGAGCCCCGGTACCTTCCTGCTGCGGTTCAGCGAGAGCAGCCGAGAGGGAGCCATCACCTTCACCTGGGTGGAGAGCTGCCCTAACGGTGAGATCCAGGGGTGGGATCAGGTGACTGAAGATTGGGCGTGGCCGTGCAGTTCTCCtgaagtatgtttttttttttttttttagttacagTGCCTTCCAGGTGAAACTATAGAAGCTGATTGTTGGTGCTCAATGGCGTGTAGATTGAGATATTAAAAAGATGATATCAGGCCTTTCTAATGTCTCAGAATAGGTAGCCTGTTCGCTTTGCACCGCTACATTCATGCGAAGACTAACAGTCAAAATAATGGACAACTGGACCTGCCCAGAATTTTAATAGATGACTGTGCCTTCTGGGATGTTAATAGCTTAATTAACTCAGGAAGCACACCTTTGTGaaagtgtttcttttattttggcagttacctgtaggttatatttgcatttaaaataaaattaatttctcaaaGTGCAAAACTGGCCTGTGATTGTAAGTGTGAGATGGTagcttgtatttgttttagtttgtttcaTAACTTTTTAACATCCTTAAAAAGATGTGTAACATATTTGTATGGAAgctgtacttttattttgaacataaCCAAAGTCACATTATGGGAGTATTACtgtattaaatatttctgtactcctgcatatattatttttcaacttTGCAGTGCtaatttgaattaataaaacttataataaaaaaaaaactttaataaaactaattcaaatgaaaggaaatttaattgaatgacatttcagtgcttaatgtatttatttttatcactttAAACAATGTTCAGTATCAGTAACATATGCTACAACGTCTTTGTCTAAATTTAACACCATTGAAATAGTATTTTGGTTTGTACTGCAGAGGTTGTGTTAACTTACTTTCATTTAgaaattcaacaaaacatgtacacaaggggtgtccaatcttttGCATACCattgtacattttcagaacACTATTAACATCTAAGGTAGTATTTTAAATGGTATTAACAATGTTTACAGAGGTAAGCATATTTTAAGCTGACAGTGACATGAATAAagctttcatattttataaattagcttaaattttttatgtcatttaaCTAAATTCAGATTTCTGTTATTCCTATTTAAATTCTGTACTCTATAAGTGTTTTATTCAAATTCCAATCCCAATccatgaattgaattgaaatgaattcCTGAGTTGTGAAGTGAACccagggctggtgtgtgtttgcatgcagatGAGTCCCAGGTTCACGCGGTGGAACCCTACACAAAGAGGGAGCTGGCTGCCGTCTCCTTTCCTGACATCATCCGCAACTACAAGGTCATGGCCGCTGAGAATATTCCGGAGAATCCTCTGCGCTTCCTCTTCCCTGACATCCCTAAAGATAGTGCCTTTGGGAAATACTACAGCCGCCCACCAGAGAGTAAGCTCCGTTGGTTCTGCCTTCCTGCACCTGTAACCATTAGCTCCATCTACTCTAATCTGGTGTGACATTACCTGTAACTGTTAGCTTTACCTATGTTCACCTGATGTGATATTACCTTTAAAACTATTCGCTCCACCATCTCTCATCTGGAGTGCTATTTCCAGCAACTGTTAGTTATGCTTACCCTTATTAGCATTTAGGAAAGCAGTTTCGAGTATCAATGGTTTTTCTTACAAGAAACTGTCAGGTAAAATTCACCAAGCACATTGTGGAGAGGCAAGGTTAGCATTCATCACATGCTACAGAGAGACAAAGCTAACATTCATCACAACACATGTTATACAATGCTCGTATTCATCACTAACATTAAGGAAAGAAGCAAAGCAAGCATTCACCACTTATGAATGAattatggaaaacattttttggttcatttctTCAGCATCTGAGCCAATGGAGGTGGAGGATCCAAGCGGGCATGGCTACATTAAGACGGAGCTGATCTCTGTGTCTGAAGTGTAAGTCATGTTTGCACACTACTCATCATATTTTAGGCTTTCTCTGATCTAAGAGGTGTCTCTTATTTAACTCATTGGTTTGGTGCAgtgcactctctctgtctcacacacatacatgcaggtaATACCTGTcctacatatactgtatgcccAGCAATATCAGTGGACAACTTTGACAGTGTACCTATCTTTAGTCAGCAGCCTCGCTGTAACAACTTCTTACTGCTTGCAGgttaaagtgcattttctttGGGTGGATGGACACTCGATGTTTAGGTTTACGGTATGTTTTCAGTCCTCCTTCTAGACTTCAGGACTCCATCCTGCCCATGTCCACAGAAATGTTTGGGCAGGTGTACGGAGAGGTCTCGCGAATCATGAGCCCGGCGGAAATTGACACCGTGGTATGTGCAGCCCCACTATCCACAGAGCAGCACCACAGCTTTTTTCTGCCTAGTAACAACAGTCTAAAAACTGTACCTATACACTGCACGGCCTGTTTCTAATATGCGTTACACATAGATGTTTCCATATACCATGCAACCCACTTATAAGTTCATCAGATGTCAGAATAGCCTACATTCGGTGATGAAAAGGGAATTGTTTATAGTCAAATGCTCTTTAATTTTCAACCTACAAAGAAATGGGTTTAATTTATGGAGGCCCATgggcactgcaatattgcaataatCCCAACCTCATTTTGTGAGCAAGACATCCCCAACCACAAAAACAATGTGGCTTTGCTAAAAAAGCAAGGGCTTCTGCATGGTGCAGCGCCTTCCCTCCCTTTATTTCCCTCTGTTGCTGCTAGCGACCACTCCTGGTTGCCGCAGAACAGATGCATGATGGATCGGTAAGTAGGCCTaacaattaaatagctttcaaacTTAGATATGTTGAATCAAAGCCGTTTTTATCCGGGCGTACTGGCCAAGGTTTTAGACTGCTGTGAggtctaatgttagtgtacaggaGCTCCGTGTTACAACATTATTACACAGCAGTTTTAACTATATGATGGCAAAGCCTAACTTACGTAGCTTTCTTTTGTGCTGCCTGGTAGTCTAATGTTACTGCGCGAGACAACCTGCTCTAACCTAGCAACAAGGAATGGTTTACATGTGACGTATCTTACAGATATGAGTATTAGTGAGCGCAGGATACATGCCCACCCTGTCCTTATCTGCTGAGGCCTCGATAATTTGCTGGTGTTTATTActatttaatggttataattgggttaaaaaccCTAAAGAAGCATTAACACGACAATCagttgtcacttctggggaacaTGACCACAATTttaatccagtttcctggacctttaactGAGGGAGGTAAAACACTGCCTGGCCTTTCTGACCTTACTGTCCAGCTCTGCTGCTGGGTTTGCAGATATAGCAGCTGCTGTCTCTAGTACATCCCAGTGGTCAATCCTCCTCGGCACTCCCTTGTGTCATTAGTACAGGCCATTCGTGCGGAGTCTCCCTCAGATTAATAGGGCACAGAGGCACCTTGGTCTTTACCCCCTCAGAGCCTCTCTCAGATTGACTGGCTCTTCATCCTTAGGTTCCTTACATCTCAATGTTTTCTCCACAGATGTGCAATTCATTTTCAACCTAATTGGACTCTGTCAAACTGATCCGAAGGCTGGTGAAATTTTCCACCTGTCAGCAAAGGAAATATCTTCAGAAGATGAGTGCTATCCACACCATTTGTATAGGCTTGTGAttagttttactgaaaaaatacatttgaccGAATATCAACTGCAGTTCAGAATGagaaactaataataataatgtgtatttttatatattgcaatggcacaatatattgcagtatattttgCTTTAGATTTTGCATTagataagaaaaatacattgctgtgaaatatttccAATATGTCCATATTTACAGGGCATACATTTCTGAAAGGGTGGTATGAAACTGCATGCGATATGAAatttttgtatgcatgcatgtaataAGATTGACACATTACTCTgaatcaatgtttatttatcgCTTTGGATGACAGAAATACTTAATGGTTATATCCTTTAAGACTTTTGCAGCTCTGCCATTTATAATGttcagtctgtttttttgtttttgttttgcaaaacccataaagaaaaaaaaaaacaaatacccCAATATGTCGTGAAAGCATTGCTTTATTTGACATTgttcacaaatataaatatttccattaCCTGCACTAATGCACACTTGTAACTATCTCAGTataactgagaaaaaaaaaaaacataaaaggaatacattcaGCGCTGTGAAAAATCTGCACCTTCCAGCACATGGTACTGATCTGAACCTACTCCCAGCACATGGTACACATCTGAACCTACTCCCAGCACATGGAACAGATCTGAACCTACTCCCAGCACATGGTACACATCTGAACCTACTCCCAGCACATGGAACAGATCTGAACCTACTCCCAGCACATGGTACACATCTGAACCTACTCCCAGCACATGGAACAGATCTGAACCTACACCCAGCACGAGGTACAGCTCTGAACCTACTCCCAGCACAAGGTACTGATCTGAACCTACTCCCAGCACGAGGTACAGCTCTGAACCTACTCCCAGCACAAGGTACTGATCTGAACCTACTCCCAGCACAAGGTACTGATCTGAACCTACTCCAAGCACATGGAACAGATCTGAACCTACTCCCAGCAAAAAGTACAGGAGTCCACCCCCTGGACAGTGTGGCTGTTGCTGCTCAGAATTATACACAGCAGTTTATGTGAGCTGATCCGTAACTCTgccaaacacagacaggctcttttccattttattttcaatttgacGTTATCCCACTGTACAACAAAGCTCTCATGACTTATACTTTCATAGATGtagacacctacacacactcgcacacacacgcacacacacgcacacaacattCACTGAGGGAAGGTGCAGAATTTACAGGCATGCATCATGTTAAGTATGTGCGTGTTCACATCTTCTGTACAGTAACAATCAATGTGCTTTTCCCAATGACGAAGTGCTCCAGCCATCATTGGACAATGGATGTCTCTACTGTAAACATCACTAATGACATTTAAGGGCTCCAGCTTAGTTATAATATGGGGGAAATAAGTTGGTCTGTTCTGTAACAGATTTAGGTTTTAGGGGGTAAGGTCAAGCCTTCACGAATGTGTTCCAGGAACCAGATCATTTAAAAGAAGGAGGGAACACTGGCCTAGTTACCACCAAGCTTGTGCCAGTTTGTACCTGCATCTCCCGGCGTTGCAGCGATTAGAATAAATAGCTGTCCAGCCAGTTGCATGCACTTCCCACACATTTGCAGCAGAGTAACATTGCGCAGTCCTTTGAAATGATGATAAGGAGAAAACTGGAGAACAAAGATTAACTTGAGACCAGTAACAAAATGCTAAGATGGTCACGTCACATAATTTCAGCCTCTGAACAAATAGTCATTTGgacaagttatttttaaagcacaccCTTCAAgcattttataagcagctatttccacacacacactatatatatatatagacacacacatacagtgggGACCAAAAGTTTGAGGACACTTCCAAGAACTGATAATACAATTATGCTACTCCATTATACTTCTTATTCatgagtacatttttaaaatatact is a window from the Anguilla anguilla isolate fAngAng1 chromosome 3, fAngAng1.pri, whole genome shotgun sequence genome containing:
- the LOC118223245 gene encoding signal transducer and activator of transcription 1-like; the protein is MAQWYRLQQLESKYLEQVGQLYDDTFPMEIRQYLSQWIESHDWDLAATNVSLATVRFHDLLAQLDDQYSRFALENNFLMQHNIRKIKRNLQDNFQEDPVHMAMIICSFLREEQKILTAAEQTEDKVGNAQTNVVVGKHKELDHKVRDIKNKVQEIEQKIKSLEDLQDEHDFKYKTLQSREHEVNGTNQREIKREEMLIREMFIKLNMKREEVVRQMADALNMVEQVEYTLISEELPEWKRRHQIACIGGSPNACLDQLQTWFTSVAESLQQVRQQLKKLLELEQKYTYENDPVTQKKSFLQDRTLSLFRSLILNSFVVERQPCMPTHPHRPLVLKTGVQFTVKLRLLVKLQEFNYQLKVKVVFDKDVTERNTLKGFRKFNILGTNTKVMNMEESNGSLAAEFRHLQLKEQKAAGNRTNEGPLIVTEELHSISFETQLCQPDLVIDLEVSSLPLVVISNVSQLPSGWASVMWYNMLCSEPKNLSFFLNPPPARWSQLSEVLSWQFSSVTKRGLNAEQLSMLGDKLLGREAAGNPDGLIPWTKFCKNSNEKNLAFWLWIEGILDLIKRHLLSLWNDGCIMGFVSKEKERALLNGRSPGTFLLRFSESSREGAITFTWVESCPNDESQVHAVEPYTKRELAAVSFPDIIRNYKVMAAENIPENPLRFLFPDIPKDSAFGKYYSRPPETSEPMEVEDPSGHGYIKTELISVSEVPPSRLQDSILPMSTEMFGQVYGEVSRIMSPAEIDTVMCNSFST